Genomic segment of Catenibacterium mitsuokai:
TAAATAAAGCACCACCAACTGATTTATAATCAAAACGATCTTTTAACACATATAATTGCGTTTTCGCAAATAATGCACCAATCTTACCTCTTAATGTCGCAAATAAAGATTCTTTAAGTGCCTTCATAAGAAGAATAGCTGCACCTTCTGATGCTTTTAATGCGATATTACCACTAAATCCATCTGTCACGATAACATCAATATCACCAGACAACAAATCTCTACCTTCTACATTCCCTGTAAAATTGATCTTATCACAGCCTTTTAATAGTTTATAGGCTTCCTGATGCATTTCATCACCCTTATGATCTTCTGCACCAATATTAAGTAAAGCAACCTTTGGATTTTCCTTATCTAATACAAGTTTGCTATATAATGAACCCATTATTGCAAATTCCTGTAGTTGTTCTGCTGTATTAGTCGCATTGGCACCAACATCCATCAAGCAAGTACTATTGCCGCTATATGTAGGAAGAGTTGCCATTAAGCATGATTTTTCCACTCCTTCAATACGCTTTACAAACAACATTGAAGCAGTATAAAAAGCGCCTGTAGAACCGCATGATACAACACCATCTACTTCATCCTTGCGGGCCATCATTAAAGCCTTCACCATTGAAGATTCTTTTTTTCTTCTTACACCTAATACACTATCCGTCATTAATACAACATCACGTGCATCTACAATATGAATAGAATTAATAGATTCTAAAGCTGTTAATTCTTCTTTTTTACCTGTCACATATA
This window contains:
- the plsX gene encoding phosphate acyltransferase PlsX: MKLAIDAMSGDLGSAPVVEACRKFAEKHPDVELYVTGKKEELTALESINSIHIVDARDVVLMTDSVLGVRRKKESSMVKALMMARKDEVDGVVSCGSTGAFYTASMLFVKRIEGVEKSCLMATLPTYSGNSTCLMDVGANATNTAEQLQEFAIMGSLYSKLVLDKENPKVALLNIGAEDHKGDEMHQEAYKLLKGCDKINFTGNVEGRDLLSGDIDVIVTDGFSGNIALKASEGAAILLMKALKESLFATLRGKIGALFAKTQLYVLKDRFDYKSVGGALFMGFEKAIVKAHGSSDAKAVYNAMELVYRMVDLDVVGRMKEGLQ